The Sedimentibacter sp. zth1 DNA segment GAATATTCGCTATAATTTAGTTATAACGGATGTCTGTAAGTATTATGTTACCAAAAATTTATTAGGAGGACTTAAAAATGATATCAAATTCAGCATTATTAGCACTTGTGTTAGACCTAATTATTTGTTTTGTTATTCCAATAGCTGTGTTTATTGTAATTCAGCTTAAGTGTAAAAAAGCCTTCAAAGCATTTAGTTTTGGAGCATTAGCATTTTTTATATCTCAAATTGTTTTGAGAATACCTATAATAACAAGTTTATTGCCTTGTTTTGAATGGTATACAATTTTTCAAGATAAATATCCCTACTTGTATTGGATATTTTTAGGTCTGACAGCTGGCATATTTGAAGAAGTTGCAAGATTTATATTTATAAAATATTTTATGAAAAAAAATCAAAGATATATAGATGGTATATCTTTTGGGTTAGGTCATGGAGCTATAGAAGCAATACTTATAACAGGCGTATCATTTGCAACAATTTTGGTATATTCAATAATGATAAATAATGGAACGTTTGTATCAAATACAGTTAGTATACCAAAAGCAACTGCTGATGCCATATATACGCAATGTATCAATTTGACATTTACAAATGCAATATTGGGTGGAGTTGAAAGAATATTTTCTATGTGTATTCATATAGGGCTTACTATGATTGTGTTTATAGGTGTTAGAAATAATAAATCATTTATATATCTGATAATTGCTATTTTAGTACATGGTACAATAGACTCTTCTATAGGACTCATGTCACAAATGCTTGGATTTTCAACAATAGCAATGGAGGCAGTTTTTGGTGCAATAGCTATTGTTTTGGTTATATACTCACTATGTATTAAAAAGCGAAACATATGGCAAGCTAATTGCGAAATATAAAAATAGAGTTAGTAGGGTTTTACCTAAAATAAAAAATGTGCTTAGTAAAAAAGGTGAAAATTAAAATAATTTTCACCTTTTTCAATAATTTTTAATAGAAAATTCAATTAATATTATATTGCCCAGTTACCTTTTTCAAAAATAACTGTTTTATTGCCGTTTTCTTCAATACCAGTAACCTTTAAATCCTTAGTGCCAACCATAAAGTCTACATGATTCATTGAATCATTGCCACCAATTTTTTTTAGGTCTTCCTTAGATAATAGTTCTCCGCCTTTTATTGTGTTTGGATAACATTTGCCAAAAGCAAAGTGACATGATGCATTTTCATCAAATAAAGTATTATAGAATAAAATACCCATATTTGAAATAGCAGAGTCATAAGGAACTAAAGCAACTTCACCAAGTCTTCTTGAGCCTTCGTCTGTATTTAGAAGTCTTTCCAAAGCTTCGTAACCTTCTTTAGCATCAAAATCAACAACTTTACCATCTTTAAATGTAACACTAAAGTTATTGATAAGTGTTCCTTGATAACTTAAAGGCATTGAGCTAACAACTTTACCATCAGCATATCTGCAATCTGGTGCTGTAAACACTTCTTCAGTTGGCATATTAGGAAAAAATCTAATACCTTTTGTATTAGATTCTCCACCACCTGCCCAAATGTGGTTTTTAGGCATTCCAACAACAAAGTCAGTTCCTAAAGAGTTTTCATAATGTAGTTTTGCAAATTGTTTCTCGTTTAATATATTACATTTAGAAACTAAATTTGCATCATGCTTTTTCCAAGCTTCAACAGGATTTTCTTTTCCTATATGAACGGTTTTAAAAATAGCTTCCCATAATTTTTCTATAGCTTCCTTTTCGTCTAAGTCAGGGAATATTTTTTTAGCCCATGCAACGTTTGGAACAGCAAATAAATTCCATTGAAGTTCACTTTTATCAAAACAATCTCTATAATCCTTAAGTGCTATTTCAGACGCTTTTACATTTGCTAGCAATTTTTCAGATGAAACTCCTTTAAATATTTCAGGGTCCTCTGCTAATACATTCATAAATGCTGCATTTTGTTTTGCGTAATCATTATAAAATGAAGCTTTCCAGTTAGGAACGTTTTCAAAAACTTCAAGTGGGGCATAGTCAAATTTTAATCGTCCTAATTTTTCATCCTTCCAACTAACAACAACTTCCTTTGCGCCTGCTTCATAAGCACATTTTGTTATCATTCTTGCAAATTCTGCATACTCAACTGGACATTGTAAAACAAGTATTTGATCTTTTTGAATATTAACACCAGTTTTAACTGCCAATTCAGCATATTCCATTAGTTTTTCATTTAAATTCATATTTTTATCCTCTCAAATTTATAATTTATACTAATATTATACAATATGTAAACATTATTTCCAATACAATATTTTAATAACAAAAAAACGCGTATATAGTCATACGCATTTAATATATCAAATTATAGTTTTGTAATAAAAAAATCATACTATTTTAGTTGTAAAATTTTCTAAATTCCATACATCTGTTACAAAGCTTTCATAAAAATAAGGTTCATGGCATACTAAAAGAACAGTACCTTTAAATTCTCTAATAGCCTTTTCCAATTCATCTTTTGCTTCAACATCAAGGTGATTAGTAGGTTCGTCAAGAACTAAAAAATTATGTTCTAAAAGCAGTATTTTGCAAAGTCTAACTTTTGCATTTTCTCCACCAGACAATACTTTCATCATGCTTGTTATATTATCATTAGTCAAACCACATCTTGCAAGTTCAAGTCTAACCTCATGGTTTGTAAGGGAAGGATATAAATTCCAAACTTCATCTAATGCAGTATTTGAATTGTCCTTAGAATCTTCTTGTTCAAAGTATCCTGTTTGAACATTATCTCCATGAAAAACTGAACCAGATATAGGTGGAATAATACCTAAAAGTGTTTTTAAAAGAGTTGATTTGCCAAGTCCATTAACACCACATATTGCAATCTTTTTGCCTCTTTCAACTTCTAAATTCATTGGTTTTGTTAGAGCAATATCGTATCCAATTACTAAGTCCTTAGCTTCAATCAAAAATCTACTTGGAGCTTTTGTTTCCTTAAATTTGAAAGTTGGTTTTGGTTTTTCACGAGGTTTTTCAATTACATCTATCTTTTCAAGTTTTTTAGCTCTACTTTGTGCCATACCTCTTGTAGCAACCCTAGCTTTATTACGGGCAATAAAATCTTCTAATTTTTCTATTTCTTTTTGTTGCTTTTGAATATCTCTTTCTAATTGTCGTTTTTTAAGATCATAAAGACGTTGAAACTCATCGTAATTTCCTACATACCTAGTTAATTCACAGTTTTCAACATGATAAATCAAATTACATACATTATTTATAAATGGAATATCATGTGAAATTAAAATAAATGCATTTTCATAATTTTGAAGGTACTTAGTTAACCATTCAATATGATTAGCATCTAAGTAGTTTGTGGGCTCGTCAAGTAAAAGTATAGTTGGATTTTGTAGTAAAAGTTTAGTAAGTAATACTTTTGTACGTTGTCCACCGCTTAACTCATTTACTTTTTTATCAAGGCCTATATCGCCAAGACCTAAACCATTTGCAACTTCTTCAATTTTAGAATCAATAGTATAAAACCCACTACTGTCAAGTATAGTTTGAATTTCAGCAGTATCATCCATCATTCTAGCTACTTCTTCATCAGTTGATTCTGCCATTTTGTCATAAATACTTAACATTTCTTGCTCAATTTTAAATAAATCACTAAAAGCAAGTCTAAGATTTTCTCTTATAGTTGTATCAGGTTCAAGAACAGAGTGTTGATCTAAATATCCAACAGTTACTCGATTTGACCATTCGACTTGACCTTCATCAGGCATTAATTTACCAGTAATAATATTTAAAAATGTTGATTTTCCTTCTCCATTTGCACCAATAAGAGCTACGTGTTCACCTTTTAATAGTCTAAAAGATACATTATCAAGTATAGCTCGTGCACCAAATCCGTGAGTTACGTTTTTTACGTTTAATACGCTCAAATTTTAAATTCCTCTCTCTAAAAAAATAAACTTACTTATATATAATAATAAAAAATAGTGTATTTGTAAATAACAAAAACAAGCTTAATATTATTAAGCTTGTCAAATATATACAAAAATTATTTTACACTGTATTTTTTTATCATCTCATTTTTGCAATCCCATAATTTTTGTGATAAATCCACAAAATATTGATGAGGGTTGTAAAATCTTTTTATTTCAAGCCAAAATAGACTCAATTGTTCTTTAGAATAATTTCTTATTTCTTCAAGTGTAGGCATATCATATACACATTTACCATCAATAAATATTGGCTTTTGCAATTTTTTTGCTGTAAAATCAGTAATTTTTTTCTTTTTCCAAGTATGAATTGGGTCAAAAATTGTATATGGTTTAGTATCATCTATAATTTCGTCCTGTAAAGTTATAACATCGGCTTTAGGTACTCCAGTTGATTTATCAACCAACCTCCAAACTTGTTTAAATCCAGGATTAGTAACTTTTTCAACGTTTTCAGAAATTTTGATTCTAGGAATGATTTTCCCATCAATTTCAATTGCAGCAAGCTTGTATACACCGCCAAAAACGGGCTCTGATTTTGCAGTTACAAGTCTTTCACCAACACCAAAGGTATCAATTTGTGCTCCTTGATTCAAAAGGTCTGAAATTAAGTATTCATCAAGGCTATTCGAAGCGATAATTTTACAATCCTGTAAGCCCTCAGCATCAAGTATTTTTCTGCATTTTTTAGATAAATAAGCTATATCACCGCTGTCTATTCTAACACCCTTTAATCTTTTTCCCATTGGTTCTAAAACTTCTTTTGAAAGTTTTATAGCATTAGGAAGCCCACTGTTCATTATATTATATGTATCTATTAAAACAATACAATTGTCTGGATATAGTCTTGCGTAATTTTCAAATGCAATATATTCATCTCCAAATAGTTGTATCCAAGAATGTGCCATAGTTCCTGCAGCAGGTACACCAAAAACTTCGTCAGCTATAGTTGTAGCAGTACCAGCTACCCCACCAATATATGCAGCTCTAGCGCCATATATTGCTCCATCGTAACCTTGACATCTTCTTGCACCAAATTCAAGTACAGCTCTTCCTTTTGCAGCTCTAACAATTCTATTTGCTTTCGTCGCAATTAAACTTTGGTGATTAATTGTAACCAAAACCATAGTTTCCAACAATTGAGCTTCTATAGCTTTAGCTTTAACTGTCAGTATTGGTTCATAAGGAAATACTGGAGTTCCTTCAGGTATAGCAAAAATACTACCCGTAAATTTAAAATTAAGAAGATAATCTAAAAATTCTTCACTAAAAATTCCTTTGCTTCTTAAAAAATCAATATTACTTTTTGTAAATCTTAAGTTAGTAATGTAATCTATGATTTGTTCAAGACCAGCTGCTATAGCAAAACCAGCGTTGTCAGGATTTTTCCTATAGAACACATCAAAATATACTATGCAATCTTTTAATCCTTTCTGAAAATATCCATTAGACATTGTAAGTTCATAAAAATCCATTAGCATAGAAAGGTTTCTATCATTTCTAACATCAATTGTACTCATAATAATCTCCATTATTGTTATATTTAATAATTGTTACAATACATGGATTATACATCAAAATAATATTGTTTTCAATAGCAAAATATGATTGATTTTTTTTGGATATAATATTAAAATTGTATATATAAGGATTAATGTATTTTTCATTATATGTAAAATGAGGGTGATGAGATGATTAATAACTGGCAAAAGTTTTTACTTCCGTATAGTCAGGCAGTAGATGAATTAAAAGTTAAATTTAAAAGTATGCGCAAATCATACAAAGGACTAGATGAGTTTTCTCCTATCGAGTTTGTAACAGGTAGGGTAAAAACTATTTCAAGTATAATTGAAAAATTAGGACGAAGGGGACTTTCTATTGATGATGCAGCTAAATTAGAAGATATTTCGGGCATAAGAATAATGTGTCAACTTGTCGATGATATTACTTCAGTTGTTGATTTGATAAAAGCTAGAGATGGTAAAGACCTTGAAATAGTTGAAGAAAGAGATTATACTAAGAATATTAAAGAAAGCGGTTATAGAAGCTATCATGTAATAGTTAATTATTGGGTATATACAGCGGCTGGACCAAAGGAAGTTTTAGCAGAAATACAAATAAGGACATTGGCAATGAATTTTTGGGCTACTATAGACCATTCTATAAACTATAAATTCGAAGGCAATATACCAGAACATGTAAAAATAAGATTAAAAAATGCAGCTGATGCAGCTTACATACTAGATATGGAAATGTCTGAAATTAAGGATGAAATTAAAGATTCACAAAAGCTTTTTTTGGCTGAATCTTCACTTACAGAAAAAATATTAAACAAAATACATATTTTATATGTTAATAACAATTATAGTAGTGTAGATTTATTGCGAAAAGAATTTTACTATGCTAAAAAAAGTGGAAGCTTAGATGAACTGAGAAAGTTGAATGATAAAATAGATTTGATATTTAAAGAAATTGAATAATGACTTTGTTTATACAATAATATTTAATACATAAATATAAAGGGGCAGAAAATGTCAGAAAATAAAAGGAAAAAATTAATAAGGATAATAATATGCGCATTATTACTATGTTTAATATTAGTATGCTCATTTAATTACAATAAAAATCACAAAAAAACAGACAAAGTAATAGACTATTTACAATCTTCTGAAAATTCGCTTGAAAAAGATGAAGAAAATGAAGAAAATATAGAAAATGAAGAAAATGTTAATGATAATAATCAACGATGTGATAACACTAATATTGTATTTAATGAAAACGATAAAGAGAATAAATATGATTACATAGATAATGATAACAATGGGGAGGTAGATATCTCTGAAGACGAGTCAAAATATGTTTTTGGTGAAAAGGTACCAGAAAGTGAAACTGTAACTGATGACTATTTTTCAGATGCAGTATTTATAGGTAATTCACAAATTGAAGGAATATTGCTATATAAGTCTATGAAGAATGCTACTATATATGGTGGTAAAGGCATAATGGTAAATACAATATTTACAAAACAAGTTATAAAAAATGATGACTCTGAAAGAATAACAATAATGGATGCTTTGTCAAAAAATAAATTTAAGAAAGTATATATTATGTTAGGTGCTAATGAGTTAGGCTGGGAATTTGATTATATATTTATTGAGCAATATGGGAAAGTAATAGATGAGGTAAAAAAACTTCAACCAGATGCATTGATATATGTAAATGCTATAATGCCAGTTTCAAAAGGGAAAGACACAAAAGACAAGATATATAATAATACAAATATTGAAAATTTCAATAAACTTATATTGCAAATGACCAAAGAAAAAGAAGCATACTATATAGATTCCAAAGAGGCGATGGCGGATGAAAATGGGTATTTGCCGGATGATGCTGGACATGATGGAGTTCATTTGAATGCTGAATATTACGAAAAATGGTTTAATTATTTAAAAACACATACAGTACAAGAAATATAATAAAAACAATAAAGGAAGAAGGTAAAATAAATGAAAACAAAAGGTATAAAAATAATTACATTATTACTATTATCAATTTTTATGGTAGGGTGTACAGCTAAAGAAGATGTATCAATTAATGTGGAAGCACTAATGAATGATGCTAAAGAAGCAGCTCAATTTGAAGATGATTTGGTAGAGTTAGATAAAGATATAGTTAACAACATTTATACTTCATTGGATTTAGCTGATGTAAAAGAATTTAAAATACTTACATCTTCAACAAGTGTAAAAGCTGAAGAAATAGCTATATTTGAAGCAAATGATGCAAATGCAGCACAAAGAATTTTAGATTCAGTTGAGGAAAGATTAAGCGATATGAAATTAGGATTTGAAGGATATATACCCGAAGAGTTAGCAATAGCAGAAAATGCTATAGTAAAAAAAGAAGGCAATTATGTATTATTTGCAGTTGGTAAAAACTATAAAGAAATTGATAGCATATTCAATAAATATATAGATAAATAAACCCAAAAAAAGTAATAACATTAAAATGGAGGTAAAATGTTTATTGAATTATCATTAGATGAAAAAGAGAAATTTATAAGAGATAAATATTGGGGAAAATGTAGATTGTCAGGAAAGAGTGCAGCTGTAATAAAAAAGATTAGTGCTGTTGCAAATAATACGAGATCAAATCCTGAAAAATTAGTAGCTGTGGAAGGAATATGGGCAGGAAATCAGCTATTAAAATATGATGTAAAAATACAAGCAGTGGTATTAGATTTAAATTCTATTAAAACTTTAGAAGCGTATAAAATTATGATTGAATTATCGGATAAGGCTGAAGAGGTACATATTGTATCAAATTCTACGTTTAATAAGCTTATAGAAATAGGTACATCAGCAGGGATATTTGTATTGGCAAAGTTTCCACAAACAAAGCTACAAAACCTTAATCCTAAAAAACATGAGGTTATAGTAGTGCTAGACGGATTAGAAATACCAGGTAACATAGGTACAATAATTAGATCGTGCGATGGGACAGAAACAGATGCAATAATAATATGCAATAGAAAAACCAGAATAACACATCCTAAAATTTTAAGAAGTAGCCAAGGGTCGTGTTTTAAAGTACCAATAGTTGAAGACGAGTCAGAGAAAGTTATAGAATGGCTTCAAAAGAATAAATATAGAATTTTATTAGCAGATACTGATGCTAATGATTATTATTACGATGATGAGTATAAAGGAAAAATTGCTATAATCATGGGTAGTGAAAGATATGGAATATCAAGAGAGTGGTATAATATAGAAACTCAGTCAATCAAAATACCGATGTATGGTGATTGCGATTCACTAAATGTTGGCATAGCCGCAACTTTAATTTTATACGAGGCTGCCATCAAAAGACATGGTGTTACAAATAAATTAAGAAAATTAATATAAAAATCAAGGAATATTCTAGTTACTAGAATATTCCTTGATTTATTTCGTATTAAAGCTATATTTATTAGATGTAATCTTTTTGAAATTACTACAGTATTCAAATATTGCAATATATTTATCTACAAAGCTTACTATCCAAGCTTCTTTCCCCTTAGGCAATCCAAATGGGAACATATGTCCTTTAATTATGTCTTCTTCTAATTCATTTAAATCAAAATATTTCTTTGAATTTTCAAGTGCTATCTTGGGATGATTAATAGCATGTTTTATAGAATCTGAAATAATGCCTATATGTTTTCTTTTATAAAACTTGTATAGAAAAAAATCATGTAACAAGGCACCCCTTATGCATGATTGCCAGTCAAGACCCTTCTTCTTAGCTATCTCATAGGAATAATATGCTACCTTTAGGCTATGATCATAAACACTTTCATCGTGATGTTTTATATTTTTTGTTTGCTGATATTCTGGATGAGTCAATATAGGTTCTGCAATACATAAAAAGTCATTATCATATATTTTCATTGAGATTGTTTCCTTTCATGGCACCAAAGTTTGATAAATATTTTAGCTTACTTAAATACTATAACATACAATGCATATATGTAAACACTAAAATATTTCATAAATTGAAATATTTTAGCACACAAAAGCACGTTGCTACTTGCAACGTGCTTTAAATTAGTATATTTAACGTATATAAATTACGTTTTAAATTCATAGTTAAATTTTAAATTATTTATATTGTTGACCTATCCAATTTGCTGGATTCATTGTTTTACCATATTTTCTAACTTCAAAGTGAACGTGTGGACCAGTACTATATCCTGTAGAACCTACCAAGCCAATAACTTGACCTTGATATACCTTATCTCCTTTGCTAACTAGAAGTTTGCTACAGTGTCCATATCTTGTTGTATATCCACCACCATGATCAATTTCTATCATATAGCCATAAGTACTATACCAACCTGAAAATATAACTTTGCCACCATCGGCAGCTTTTATATTGGTTCCTTGAGAAATAGCTAAGTCAAGACCACGATGAAATGAGTTACCCCTAGTTCCGTAACGCGAACTTACATAAGCTCCGGGAACTGGATTAATAAATACCCCAACACCTACTTTGGGTGGAGGCGTTTGAGTTCCTACAAGTACAATTTCTGTACGAGGGTTTGAAACAATATCTCTTGATACTTCTTCACGGTCAATTTCCACACCGTTTTGTTCAGTTACAATATACTTAATTTCAGCAGCACCTTTAATACCGGCTCGTTTTACTTGAGATTGATCAGAGTACATATAAGAAACGTATTGTGTTTCTGAATCATATTTAATTTTTTCTTCTGCTACAACAGTATGTTTAATATTAACATTGATAAAAGGCTTTGGAACAACTAAGCTTAAATCATCACCTGGCATTAACCTGTTCTCATCAGCATCAGGATTAGCTGACATAAGTTCCTCTACTGACATACCATGTTTTATTGCTATATCCCAATAGGTATCACCAGATTCTACAGTATATGCTATTTTTTCATCAGTTCCAACTATGATATACTCTAATAACTTATCTTTTTCCATAATTTCATCGAAGTTAACATTTACTTCTTCTATTTTTACATCCTCATCTAAAGATGTTTCAAGGATATCTTCTTTATTATATGAT contains these protein-coding regions:
- a CDS encoding nicotinate phosphoribosyltransferase → MSTIDVRNDRNLSMLMDFYELTMSNGYFQKGLKDCIVYFDVFYRKNPDNAGFAIAAGLEQIIDYITNLRFTKSNIDFLRSKGIFSEEFLDYLLNFKFTGSIFAIPEGTPVFPYEPILTVKAKAIEAQLLETMVLVTINHQSLIATKANRIVRAAKGRAVLEFGARRCQGYDGAIYGARAAYIGGVAGTATTIADEVFGVPAAGTMAHSWIQLFGDEYIAFENYARLYPDNCIVLIDTYNIMNSGLPNAIKLSKEVLEPMGKRLKGVRIDSGDIAYLSKKCRKILDAEGLQDCKIIASNSLDEYLISDLLNQGAQIDTFGVGERLVTAKSEPVFGGVYKLAAIEIDGKIIPRIKISENVEKVTNPGFKQVWRLVDKSTGVPKADVITLQDEIIDDTKPYTIFDPIHTWKKKKITDFTAKKLQKPIFIDGKCVYDMPTLEEIRNYSKEQLSLFWLEIKRFYNPHQYFVDLSQKLWDCKNEMIKKYSVK
- a CDS encoding GTP pyrophosphokinase family protein: MINNWQKFLLPYSQAVDELKVKFKSMRKSYKGLDEFSPIEFVTGRVKTISSIIEKLGRRGLSIDDAAKLEDISGIRIMCQLVDDITSVVDLIKARDGKDLEIVEERDYTKNIKESGYRSYHVIVNYWVYTAAGPKEVLAEIQIRTLAMNFWATIDHSINYKFEGNIPEHVKIRLKNAADAAYILDMEMSEIKDEIKDSQKLFLAESSLTEKILNKIHILYVNNNYSSVDLLRKEFYYAKKSGSLDELRKLNDKIDLIFKEIE
- a CDS encoding aminopeptidase, with the protein product MNLNEKLMEYAELAVKTGVNIQKDQILVLQCPVEYAEFARMITKCAYEAGAKEVVVSWKDEKLGRLKFDYAPLEVFENVPNWKASFYNDYAKQNAAFMNVLAEDPEIFKGVSSEKLLANVKASEIALKDYRDCFDKSELQWNLFAVPNVAWAKKIFPDLDEKEAIEKLWEAIFKTVHIGKENPVEAWKKHDANLVSKCNILNEKQFAKLHYENSLGTDFVVGMPKNHIWAGGGESNTKGIRFFPNMPTEEVFTAPDCRYADGKVVSSMPLSYQGTLINNFSVTFKDGKVVDFDAKEGYEALERLLNTDEGSRRLGEVALVPYDSAISNMGILFYNTLFDENASCHFAFGKCYPNTIKGGELLSKEDLKKIGGNDSMNHVDFMVGTKDLKVTGIEENGNKTVIFEKGNWAI
- a CDS encoding YhfC family intramembrane metalloprotease, with protein sequence MISNSALLALVLDLIICFVIPIAVFIVIQLKCKKAFKAFSFGALAFFISQIVLRIPIITSLLPCFEWYTIFQDKYPYLYWIFLGLTAGIFEEVARFIFIKYFMKKNQRYIDGISFGLGHGAIEAILITGVSFATILVYSIMINNGTFVSNTVSIPKATADAIYTQCINLTFTNAILGGVERIFSMCIHIGLTMIVFIGVRNNKSFIYLIIAILVHGTIDSSIGLMSQMLGFSTIAMEAVFGAIAIVLVIYSLCIKKRNIWQANCEI
- a CDS encoding peptidoglycan DD-metalloendopeptidase family protein, with product MKNIKKSKRVPRGSFNKNTKGTKNTVTTKNAKYVFINEKKLDNAFSRIKNSIFKHKKSLENGIFKSFKNSNLPNWIQKFKPQITNTVCIAATSLVILTGFSVCTSMLSDNNTSAFYSAKSYTVYLNNEQVGIIRNKETLDSAINEIQEELENKYKSNINIVGNIEVVESRANDSELTSEPSLYARMRSKVDFKSVAYAIVVNSKRIGAVATQVEANTLLDDVKEYFTKSYNKEDILETSLDEDVKIEEVNVNFDEIMEKDKLLEYIIVGTDEKIAYTVESGDTYWDIAIKHGMSVEELMSANPDADENRLMPGDDLSLVVPKPFINVNIKHTVVAEEKIKYDSETQYVSYMYSDQSQVKRAGIKGAAEIKYIVTEQNGVEIDREEVSRDIVSNPRTEIVLVGTQTPPPKVGVGVFINPVPGAYVSSRYGTRGNSFHRGLDLAISQGTNIKAADGGKVIFSGWYSTYGYMIEIDHGGGYTTRYGHCSKLLVSKGDKVYQGQVIGLVGSTGYSTGPHVHFEVRKYGKTMNPANWIGQQYK
- a CDS encoding HD domain-containing protein, with the translated sequence MKIYDNDFLCIAEPILTHPEYQQTKNIKHHDESVYDHSLKVAYYSYEIAKKKGLDWQSCIRGALLHDFFLYKFYKRKHIGIISDSIKHAINHPKIALENSKKYFDLNELEEDIIKGHMFPFGLPKGKEAWIVSFVDKYIAIFEYCSNFKKITSNKYSFNTK
- a CDS encoding GDSL-type esterase/lipase family protein, whose amino-acid sequence is MSENKRKKLIRIIICALLLCLILVCSFNYNKNHKKTDKVIDYLQSSENSLEKDEENEENIENEENVNDNNQRCDNTNIVFNENDKENKYDYIDNDNNGEVDISEDESKYVFGEKVPESETVTDDYFSDAVFIGNSQIEGILLYKSMKNATIYGGKGIMVNTIFTKQVIKNDDSERITIMDALSKNKFKKVYIMLGANELGWEFDYIFIEQYGKVIDEVKKLQPDALIYVNAIMPVSKGKDTKDKIYNNTNIENFNKLILQMTKEKEAYYIDSKEAMADENGYLPDDAGHDGVHLNAEYYEKWFNYLKTHTVQEI
- a CDS encoding ABC-F family ATP-binding cassette domain-containing protein; this translates as MSVLNVKNVTHGFGARAILDNVSFRLLKGEHVALIGANGEGKSTFLNIITGKLMPDEGQVEWSNRVTVGYLDQHSVLEPDTTIRENLRLAFSDLFKIEQEMLSIYDKMAESTDEEVARMMDDTAEIQTILDSSGFYTIDSKIEEVANGLGLGDIGLDKKVNELSGGQRTKVLLTKLLLQNPTILLLDEPTNYLDANHIEWLTKYLQNYENAFILISHDIPFINNVCNLIYHVENCELTRYVGNYDEFQRLYDLKKRQLERDIQKQQKEIEKLEDFIARNKARVATRGMAQSRAKKLEKIDVIEKPREKPKPTFKFKETKAPSRFLIEAKDLVIGYDIALTKPMNLEVERGKKIAICGVNGLGKSTLLKTLLGIIPPISGSVFHGDNVQTGYFEQEDSKDNSNTALDEVWNLYPSLTNHEVRLELARCGLTNDNITSMMKVLSGGENAKVRLCKILLLEHNFLVLDEPTNHLDVEAKDELEKAIREFKGTVLLVCHEPYFYESFVTDVWNLENFTTKIV
- a CDS encoding DUF4358 domain-containing protein — translated: MKTKGIKIITLLLLSIFMVGCTAKEDVSINVEALMNDAKEAAQFEDDLVELDKDIVNNIYTSLDLADVKEFKILTSSTSVKAEEIAIFEANDANAAQRILDSVEERLSDMKLGFEGYIPEELAIAENAIVKKEGNYVLFAVGKNYKEIDSIFNKYIDK
- a CDS encoding TrmH family RNA methyltransferase, whose amino-acid sequence is MFIELSLDEKEKFIRDKYWGKCRLSGKSAAVIKKISAVANNTRSNPEKLVAVEGIWAGNQLLKYDVKIQAVVLDLNSIKTLEAYKIMIELSDKAEEVHIVSNSTFNKLIEIGTSAGIFVLAKFPQTKLQNLNPKKHEVIVVLDGLEIPGNIGTIIRSCDGTETDAIIICNRKTRITHPKILRSSQGSCFKVPIVEDESEKVIEWLQKNKYRILLADTDANDYYYDDEYKGKIAIIMGSERYGISREWYNIETQSIKIPMYGDCDSLNVGIAATLILYEAAIKRHGVTNKLRKLI